A region from the Drosophila takahashii strain IR98-3 E-12201 chromosome 2L, DtakHiC1v2, whole genome shotgun sequence genome encodes:
- the tho2 gene encoding THO complex subunit 2 isoform X3, with amino-acid sequence MQRSTDRIRRLKKLKSVTGTQDASGGGGDGAPTAESRTSESSDTNGGGAGGGSGNKDPGSLNLDIFKHFDKSGRSEFLKYLKQQLQDAADTPVYDQNGEFKQGISHAIYQLLWQALRHTHKKDLVLHLLLEVVALHADFPSLIVDVINILDSETSLITDDFQEVRHAFVQLVKDLDKVVPESLLKERLEIDTLQEAGIVKNKSFYSKFIKVKTKLYYKQRRFNLFREESEGFAKLITELNQEFDETTTPESIMDIIKSLIGCFNLDPNRVLDIIIESFETRPDRWNLFIPLLRSYMPTGAIICEVLGYKFCHFKDSRTPRSLYHVCALLLKHGVIELNDVYVWLTPNDGSIKADWEEELADAREMVRKLNLIQTNKKEDEKDPPPPPSVKKFNEEKYNVNQKFGLCEALLKVGDWENAYKIIQKLPEQAVVLQEPIARAIADLIHLSVENIYYKKCFKAPAGRRQSRNRLYDDSKLVAKMQAKEFSDLRKYTWPMANVLGPAMHYDTVLMYKLIRIMRKLVVEMGVDSLNGPPPNSEAEQHYYDIMSSLDACILPSLLYLDNNCSMSEEIWAVLKYFPYHFRYSLYARWKNDSYQLHPNLIRRCGLAQRDIKALMKRVSKENVKQLGRLVGKYSHCAPGLLFDYILLQIQIYDNLIGPVCDMLKYLTALSFDCLGYCIIESLTLTGRLRFKDDGTSLSLWLQSLASFCGTIYKKYSIELSGLLQYVANQLKSQKSLDLLILREIVHKMAGVESCEEMTNDQLQAMCGGEQLRGEAGYFSQVRNTKKSSNRLKEALANNDLAVAICLLMAQQKHCVIYRETAAHSHLKLVGNLYDQCQDTLVQFGTFLGSTYSVDEYVERLPSIITMLREYHINTDVAFFLARPMFTHQINQKYDQLRKADPNAKKLTTTQKLQKYLEATQLIMNPIVESVRPLHSAKVWEDISPQFLVTFWSLSMYDLHVPNDSYQREIGKLKQLAQQAAEGKDSNQSKNKKEQERYIALMEKLNDERKKQHEHVDKISQRLQEQKDSWFLLRSAKSAKNDTITQFLQLCLFPRCTFTALDALYCAKFVHAIHNLKTSNFSTLLCYDRIFCDITYSVTSCTEGEATRYGRFLCAMLETVMRWHADQAVFNKECANYPGFVTKFRVSNQFSEANDHVGYENYRHVCHKWHYKITKAIVFCLDSKDFMQIRNALIILMRILPHYPVLAKLAQIIERKVDKVREEEKTKRPDLYVIASSYIGQLKLKTAHMLKESDFHQMAERPTKESPASAGAPSAGIKTEKLSPISPPLIAQATKVAGSAAPFYNNEQKSGTKEPEAKAAPLRESKSLKSEGNSVPVLSTASSTASNNDRESKQRDLPAPRESQSRSKDEQLEQTNNGSNGSRQSESRNRDVERDRQDQHEQRHGSLSSHRSTRDAVRVKEPRTEAEQHQRSRERSQRLEELEAQQRKREKSSRRGGEDRHRHGDGVETVDLVGSTDNRHYEEFEGRMRDLSSVSNESNGSMQHRQRSHETIEYEKVDSKRRKLESSTSSSKKVEELVDSVKKARGLKTKERNKDKLSDEERDARKDRKLGRKRDRTEESNSNEHKRRREAQNGEEEIRDRERHREKSPRERSHEKFDRERGGASSSRGEDRQYVSKSTRSSRVNY; translated from the exons ATGCAGAGATCCACAGACCGGATTCGGCGGCTCAAGAAGCTGAAGAGCGTTACGGGAACGCAGGATGCGagtggcggcggcggtgaCGGAGCGCCGACGGCGGAGAGCCGCACATCCGAATCGTCGGACACAAACGGCGGAGGAGCAGGCGGCGGATCGGGCAACAAGGATCCCGGCTCCCTGAATCTGGACATCTTCAAGCACTTTGACAAATCCGGACGGAGCGAATT CCTGAAGTACCtcaagcagcagctgcaggatGCGGCCGATACGCCCGTCTACGACCAGAACGGCGAGTTCAAGCAGGGCATCTCGCATGCCATCTACCAGCTCCTCTGGCAGGCCCTGCGCCACACCCACAAGAAGGACCTGGTGCTCCATCTGCTCCTGGAAGTCGTG GCTCTCCATGCGGACTTTCCCAGCCTTATAGTGGACGTGATAAACATTCTGGACAGCGAAACCTCTCTCATTACCGATGACTTTCAAGAGGTGCGACATGCCTTTGTGCAACTTGTCAAGGACTTGGACAAGGTGGTGCCCGAAAGTCTATTAAAGGAGCGTTTGGAAATTGACACGCTACAGGAGGCGGGCATTGTGAAGAACAAGAGCTTTTATTCCAAGTTCATTAAGGTCAAAACCAAGTTGTA CTACAAGCAGCGTCGCTTTAATCTTTTCCGTGAGGAGAGCGAGGGCTTTGCCAAGCTTATAACAGAGCTCAATCAGGAATTCGATGAGACAACCACGCCAGAGAGCATTATGGACATCATTAAATCCCTGAtag GCTGCTTTAATCTGGATCCCAATCGCGTGCTGGACATTATTATCGAGTCATTTGAGACCCGCCCGGATCGCTGGAACTTGTTCATTCCCCTGCTGCGCAGCTACATGCCCACCGGTGCCATAATTTGCGAGGTCCTCGGCTACAAGTTCTGCCACTTTAAGGACTCCCGCACTCCACGCTCTTTGTATCATGTGTGCGCCCTTTTGCTGAAGCACGGCGTAATTGAACTGAATGATGTGTATGTGTGGTTGACTCCAAACGATGGGAGCATTAAGGCGGACTGGGAGGAGGAGTTGGCCGATGCCAGGGAAATGGTGCGCAAGCTTAACCTCATTCAAACTAATAAGAAGGAGGACGAAAAGgatccgccgccgccgccctcGGTTAAGAAATTCAATGAG GAAAAATACAATGTCAATCAAAAGTTTGGCCTCTGCGAGGCTCTACTTAAAGTGGGTGACTGGGAGAATGCCTACAAGATCATCCAGAAGCTGCCGGAGCAGGCGGTTGTACTCCAGGAGCCAATTGCCCGTGCCATTGCCGATCTGATTCACCTCTCCGTGGAGAACATCTACTACAAAAAGTGTTTTAAAGCGCCCGCTGGAAGAAGACAGAGTCGAAATCGTTTGTACGACGATTCCAAGTTGGTGGCCAAGATGCAGGCAAAGGAATTCAGCGATTTGCGGAAGTATACCTGGCCAATGGCGAATGTCTTGGGCCCAGCCATGCACTACGACACAGTGCTGATGTACAAGCTCATTCGGATTATGCGGAAATTGGTAGTGGAGATGGGCGTGGATAGCCTTAATGGACCGCCTCCCAATTCGGAGGCGGAGCAGCACTATTATGACATAATGAGCTCGCTGGATGCCTGCATTTTACCCTCGCTTCTCTACTTGGACAACAACTGCTCGATGTCCGAGGAGATTTGGGCCGTGCTCAAGTATTTCCCGTACCATTTCCGTTACAGTTTGTATGCTCGCTGGAAAAACGACAGCTACCAGCTGCATCCGAATTTGATCAGGCGTTGCGGTTTGGCTCAGCGGGATATCAAGGCGCTGATGAAGCGAGTGAGCAAGGAGAACGTTAAGCAGCTGGGTCGCCTGGTGGGCAAATACAGCCATTGTGCCCCAGGACTGCTGTTTGACTAT ATTCTTTTGCAAATTCAGATCTATGACAATCTCATCGGGCCCGTTTGCGACATGCTCAAGTATCTTACTGCCCTCTCCTTCGACTGTCTGGGCTACTGCATCATCGAGTCGCTGACGTTGACGGGTCGTCTCAGGTTCAAGGATGATGGCACCTCCTTATCCTTGTGGCTTCAGAGCCTCGCCTCTTTCTGCGGCACCATTTACAAGAAGTACAGCATCGAGCTGAGTGGATTGCTGCAGTACGTGGCCAATCAGCTGAAGTCACAGAAGAGCCTGGATTTACTGATTTTGCGAGAGATTGTGCACAAGATGGCCGGTGTAGAGTCCTGTGAGGAGATGACTAACGATCAGTTGCAGGCCATGTGTGGTGGCGAGCAGCTCAGGGGAGAG GCTGGTTACTTCAGTCAAGTGAGGAATACGAAAAAGTCTTCTAATCGCCTGAAGGAGGCCTTGGCCAACAATGATCTCGCCGTGGCCATTTGCCTGTTGATGGCCCAGCAGAAGCACTGCGTCATTTATCGCGAAACGGCGGCGCACAGTCACTTGAAGTTGGTAGGAAATCTGTATGATCAGTGCCAGGACACGCTCGTCCAGTTTGGCACCTTCCTGGGGTCCACCTATTCGGTGGATGAGTATGTGGAGCGGCTGCCCTCGATTATAACCATGCTGCGGGAGTATCACATCAATACAGATGTGGCCTTCTTCCTGGCCAGGCCCATGTTCACGCATCAAATTAAT CAAAAATACGATCAGTTGCGCAAGGCTGATCCGAATGCCAAGAAGCTGACCACGACGCAAAAGTTGCAAAAGTATTTGGAGGCCACGCAGCTGATAATGAATCCGATTGTCGAGTCAGTTCGACCTCTGCACAGCGCCAAGGTGTGGGAGGACATCAGTCCACAGTTTCTGGTCACCTTTTGGAGTCTGAGCATGTATGATTTGCACGTTCCAAACGACAGCTATCAGCGCGAGATTGGCAAGCTGAAGCAGCTGGCACAGCAGGCGGCCGAGGGCAAGGACTCGAATCAATCGAAGAACAAGAAGGAGCAGGAGCGTTACATTGCGCTAATGGAGAAGCTGAACGACGAGCGCAAGAAGCAGCATGAGCACGTCGACAAGATCTCGCAGCGGCTGCAGGAGCAAAAGGATAGTTGGTTCCTGCTCCGATCTGCCAAGTCGGCCAAGAACGACACAATCACACAGTTCCTGCAGCTCTGCCTCTTCCCGCGTTGCACTTTCACAGCCTTGGATGCATTGTACTGCGCCAAGTTCGTGCACGCCATACACAACCTGAAGACCTCGAACTTCTCCACTTTGCTGTGCTACGATAGG ATCTTCTGCGACATCACCTATTCGGTTACTTCGTGCACGGAGGGCGAGGCCACGCGATATGGTCGCTTCCTGTGCGCCATGCTGGAGACCGTGATGCGCTGGCATGCGGATCAGGCAGTTTTCAACAAGGAGTGTGCCAACTATCCTGGTTTCGTGACCAAGTTCCGTGTGAGCAATCAGTTCTCAGAGGCCAACGATCACGTCGGCTACGAGAACTATCGCCATGTGTGTCACAAGTGGCACTACAAGATCACCAAAGCGATTGTTTTTTGCCTGGACTCCAAGGACTTTATGCAGATTCGAAATGCACTGATTATCTTGATGCGAATCCTGCCCCACTATCCTGTTCTTGCCAAATTGGCGCAAATCATCGAGCGCAAGGTGGACAAGGTGCGCGAGGAGGAGAAGACTAAGCGGCCGGATCTGTATGTCATTGCCTCAAGCTATATTGGTCAGCTGAAGCTGAAGACTGCGCACATGCTCAAGGAGAGCGATTTCCACCAGATGGCCGAGCGGCCCACAAAGGAGTCGCCAGCCAGTGCTGGTGCTCCCAGCGCTGGCATTAAAACGGAGAAATTATCTCCCATATCGCCGCCACTGATTGCACAAGCGACTAAGGTCGCCGGCTCAGCTGCTCCGTTCTACAACAACGAACAAAAGTCGGGCACCAAGGAGCCAGAGGCTAAAGCAG cTCCCCTCCGCGAATCGAAGAGCCTGAAAAGCGAGGGCAACAGCGTCCCTGTGCTTTCCACAGCCTCCTCGACGGCTTCCAACAACGATCGTGAGAGCAAGCAGCGTGATTTACCAGCGCCACGGGAATCCCAGTCGCGCAGCAAGGATGAGCAGCTGGAGCAGACCAACAACGGTAGCAATGGCAGCCGACAGAGCGAAAGTCGCAATCGCGATGTAGAGCGAGACAGGCAGGATCAGCACGAGCAGCGTCACGGCAGCCTGAGTAGCCATCGGAGCACCAGGGATGCGGTTAGGGTCAAGGAGCCGCGAACTGAGGCCGAACAGCATCAGCGGTCGCGGGAGCGCTCCCAGCGTCTGGAGGAGTTGGAGGCGCAGCAGCGGAAGCGCGAGAAATCATCGCGTCGCGGCGGTGAAGATCGCCATCGGCACGGAGATGGCGTCGAAACGGTTGATCTGGTGGGCAGCACCGATAATCGCCACTACGAGGAGTTCGAGGGACGGATGAGAGATTTGAGTTCAGTGTCCAACGAAAGCAACGGTTCAATGCAGCATCGGCAACGTAGCCATGAGACAATTGAATACGAAAAAG TAGATTCAAAGCGTCGCAAATTGGAGTCGTCAACCAGCAGTTCAAAG AAGGTGGAGGAACTGGTGGACAGCGTGAAGAAGGCTCGCGGCCTCAAGACCAAAGAGCGTAACAAGGACAAGCTGTCGGATGAGGAGCGAGATGCGCGCAAGGATCGCAAGCTGGGGAGGAAGCGCGATCGCACCGAGGAGTCGAATAGCAACGAACATAAGCGCCGGCGCGAAG CACAAAATGGTGAAGAAGAAATACGGGATAGAGAGCGGCATAGG GAGAAGTCACCGCGGGAGCGTTCACATGAGAAATTCGATAGAGAGCGTGGAGGGGCCAGCAGTTCACGGGGCGAGGACCGGCAATATGTGAGCAAGTCGACTCGCTCCTCCAGAGTCAACTACTAA
- the tho2 gene encoding THO complex subunit 2 isoform X1: MQRSTDRIRRLKKLKSVTGTQDASGGGGDGAPTAESRTSESSDTNGGGAGGGSGNKDPGSLNLDIFKHFDKSGRSEFLKYLKQQLQDAADTPVYDQNGEFKQGISHAIYQLLWQALRHTHKKDLVLHLLLEVVALHADFPSLIVDVINILDSETSLITDDFQEVRHAFVQLVKDLDKVVPESLLKERLEIDTLQEAGIVKNKSFYSKFIKVKTKLYYKQRRFNLFREESEGFAKLITELNQEFDETTTPESIMDIIKSLIGCFNLDPNRVLDIIIESFETRPDRWNLFIPLLRSYMPTGAIICEVLGYKFCHFKDSRTPRSLYHVCALLLKHGVIELNDVYVWLTPNDGSIKADWEEELADAREMVRKLNLIQTNKKEDEKDPPPPPSVKKFNEEKYNVNQKFGLCEALLKVGDWENAYKIIQKLPEQAVVLQEPIARAIADLIHLSVENIYYKKCFKAPAGRRQSRNRLYDDSKLVAKMQAKEFSDLRKYTWPMANVLGPAMHYDTVLMYKLIRIMRKLVVEMGVDSLNGPPPNSEAEQHYYDIMSSLDACILPSLLYLDNNCSMSEEIWAVLKYFPYHFRYSLYARWKNDSYQLHPNLIRRCGLAQRDIKALMKRVSKENVKQLGRLVGKYSHCAPGLLFDYILLQIQIYDNLIGPVCDMLKYLTALSFDCLGYCIIESLTLTGRLRFKDDGTSLSLWLQSLASFCGTIYKKYSIELSGLLQYVANQLKSQKSLDLLILREIVHKMAGVESCEEMTNDQLQAMCGGEQLRGEAGYFSQVRNTKKSSNRLKEALANNDLAVAICLLMAQQKHCVIYRETAAHSHLKLVGNLYDQCQDTLVQFGTFLGSTYSVDEYVERLPSIITMLREYHINTDVAFFLARPMFTHQINQKYDQLRKADPNAKKLTTTQKLQKYLEATQLIMNPIVESVRPLHSAKVWEDISPQFLVTFWSLSMYDLHVPNDSYQREIGKLKQLAQQAAEGKDSNQSKNKKEQERYIALMEKLNDERKKQHEHVDKISQRLQEQKDSWFLLRSAKSAKNDTITQFLQLCLFPRCTFTALDALYCAKFVHAIHNLKTSNFSTLLCYDRIFCDITYSVTSCTEGEATRYGRFLCAMLETVMRWHADQAVFNKECANYPGFVTKFRVSNQFSEANDHVGYENYRHVCHKWHYKITKAIVFCLDSKDFMQIRNALIILMRILPHYPVLAKLAQIIERKVDKVREEEKTKRPDLYVIASSYIGQLKLKTAHMLKESDFHQMAERPTKESPASAGAPSAGIKTEKLSPISPPLIAQATKVAGSAAPFYNNEQKSGTKEPEAKAAPLRESKSLKSEGNSVPVLSTASSTASNNDRESKQRDLPAPRESQSRSKDEQLEQTNNGSNGSRQSESRNRDVERDRQDQHEQRHGSLSSHRSTRDAVRVKEPRTEAEQHQRSRERSQRLEELEAQQRKREKSSRRGGEDRHRHGDGVETVDLVGSTDNRHYEEFEGRMRDLSSVSNESNGSMQHRQRSHETIEYEKVDSKRRKLESSTSSSKKVEELVDSVKKARGLKTKERNKDKLSDEERDARKDRKLGRKRDRTEESNSNEHKRRREGERRIIYRLFKTFKNEQFSAQNGEEEIRDRERHREKSPRERSHEKFDRERGGASSSRGEDRQYVSKSTRSSRVNY; this comes from the exons ATGCAGAGATCCACAGACCGGATTCGGCGGCTCAAGAAGCTGAAGAGCGTTACGGGAACGCAGGATGCGagtggcggcggcggtgaCGGAGCGCCGACGGCGGAGAGCCGCACATCCGAATCGTCGGACACAAACGGCGGAGGAGCAGGCGGCGGATCGGGCAACAAGGATCCCGGCTCCCTGAATCTGGACATCTTCAAGCACTTTGACAAATCCGGACGGAGCGAATT CCTGAAGTACCtcaagcagcagctgcaggatGCGGCCGATACGCCCGTCTACGACCAGAACGGCGAGTTCAAGCAGGGCATCTCGCATGCCATCTACCAGCTCCTCTGGCAGGCCCTGCGCCACACCCACAAGAAGGACCTGGTGCTCCATCTGCTCCTGGAAGTCGTG GCTCTCCATGCGGACTTTCCCAGCCTTATAGTGGACGTGATAAACATTCTGGACAGCGAAACCTCTCTCATTACCGATGACTTTCAAGAGGTGCGACATGCCTTTGTGCAACTTGTCAAGGACTTGGACAAGGTGGTGCCCGAAAGTCTATTAAAGGAGCGTTTGGAAATTGACACGCTACAGGAGGCGGGCATTGTGAAGAACAAGAGCTTTTATTCCAAGTTCATTAAGGTCAAAACCAAGTTGTA CTACAAGCAGCGTCGCTTTAATCTTTTCCGTGAGGAGAGCGAGGGCTTTGCCAAGCTTATAACAGAGCTCAATCAGGAATTCGATGAGACAACCACGCCAGAGAGCATTATGGACATCATTAAATCCCTGAtag GCTGCTTTAATCTGGATCCCAATCGCGTGCTGGACATTATTATCGAGTCATTTGAGACCCGCCCGGATCGCTGGAACTTGTTCATTCCCCTGCTGCGCAGCTACATGCCCACCGGTGCCATAATTTGCGAGGTCCTCGGCTACAAGTTCTGCCACTTTAAGGACTCCCGCACTCCACGCTCTTTGTATCATGTGTGCGCCCTTTTGCTGAAGCACGGCGTAATTGAACTGAATGATGTGTATGTGTGGTTGACTCCAAACGATGGGAGCATTAAGGCGGACTGGGAGGAGGAGTTGGCCGATGCCAGGGAAATGGTGCGCAAGCTTAACCTCATTCAAACTAATAAGAAGGAGGACGAAAAGgatccgccgccgccgccctcGGTTAAGAAATTCAATGAG GAAAAATACAATGTCAATCAAAAGTTTGGCCTCTGCGAGGCTCTACTTAAAGTGGGTGACTGGGAGAATGCCTACAAGATCATCCAGAAGCTGCCGGAGCAGGCGGTTGTACTCCAGGAGCCAATTGCCCGTGCCATTGCCGATCTGATTCACCTCTCCGTGGAGAACATCTACTACAAAAAGTGTTTTAAAGCGCCCGCTGGAAGAAGACAGAGTCGAAATCGTTTGTACGACGATTCCAAGTTGGTGGCCAAGATGCAGGCAAAGGAATTCAGCGATTTGCGGAAGTATACCTGGCCAATGGCGAATGTCTTGGGCCCAGCCATGCACTACGACACAGTGCTGATGTACAAGCTCATTCGGATTATGCGGAAATTGGTAGTGGAGATGGGCGTGGATAGCCTTAATGGACCGCCTCCCAATTCGGAGGCGGAGCAGCACTATTATGACATAATGAGCTCGCTGGATGCCTGCATTTTACCCTCGCTTCTCTACTTGGACAACAACTGCTCGATGTCCGAGGAGATTTGGGCCGTGCTCAAGTATTTCCCGTACCATTTCCGTTACAGTTTGTATGCTCGCTGGAAAAACGACAGCTACCAGCTGCATCCGAATTTGATCAGGCGTTGCGGTTTGGCTCAGCGGGATATCAAGGCGCTGATGAAGCGAGTGAGCAAGGAGAACGTTAAGCAGCTGGGTCGCCTGGTGGGCAAATACAGCCATTGTGCCCCAGGACTGCTGTTTGACTAT ATTCTTTTGCAAATTCAGATCTATGACAATCTCATCGGGCCCGTTTGCGACATGCTCAAGTATCTTACTGCCCTCTCCTTCGACTGTCTGGGCTACTGCATCATCGAGTCGCTGACGTTGACGGGTCGTCTCAGGTTCAAGGATGATGGCACCTCCTTATCCTTGTGGCTTCAGAGCCTCGCCTCTTTCTGCGGCACCATTTACAAGAAGTACAGCATCGAGCTGAGTGGATTGCTGCAGTACGTGGCCAATCAGCTGAAGTCACAGAAGAGCCTGGATTTACTGATTTTGCGAGAGATTGTGCACAAGATGGCCGGTGTAGAGTCCTGTGAGGAGATGACTAACGATCAGTTGCAGGCCATGTGTGGTGGCGAGCAGCTCAGGGGAGAG GCTGGTTACTTCAGTCAAGTGAGGAATACGAAAAAGTCTTCTAATCGCCTGAAGGAGGCCTTGGCCAACAATGATCTCGCCGTGGCCATTTGCCTGTTGATGGCCCAGCAGAAGCACTGCGTCATTTATCGCGAAACGGCGGCGCACAGTCACTTGAAGTTGGTAGGAAATCTGTATGATCAGTGCCAGGACACGCTCGTCCAGTTTGGCACCTTCCTGGGGTCCACCTATTCGGTGGATGAGTATGTGGAGCGGCTGCCCTCGATTATAACCATGCTGCGGGAGTATCACATCAATACAGATGTGGCCTTCTTCCTGGCCAGGCCCATGTTCACGCATCAAATTAAT CAAAAATACGATCAGTTGCGCAAGGCTGATCCGAATGCCAAGAAGCTGACCACGACGCAAAAGTTGCAAAAGTATTTGGAGGCCACGCAGCTGATAATGAATCCGATTGTCGAGTCAGTTCGACCTCTGCACAGCGCCAAGGTGTGGGAGGACATCAGTCCACAGTTTCTGGTCACCTTTTGGAGTCTGAGCATGTATGATTTGCACGTTCCAAACGACAGCTATCAGCGCGAGATTGGCAAGCTGAAGCAGCTGGCACAGCAGGCGGCCGAGGGCAAGGACTCGAATCAATCGAAGAACAAGAAGGAGCAGGAGCGTTACATTGCGCTAATGGAGAAGCTGAACGACGAGCGCAAGAAGCAGCATGAGCACGTCGACAAGATCTCGCAGCGGCTGCAGGAGCAAAAGGATAGTTGGTTCCTGCTCCGATCTGCCAAGTCGGCCAAGAACGACACAATCACACAGTTCCTGCAGCTCTGCCTCTTCCCGCGTTGCACTTTCACAGCCTTGGATGCATTGTACTGCGCCAAGTTCGTGCACGCCATACACAACCTGAAGACCTCGAACTTCTCCACTTTGCTGTGCTACGATAGG ATCTTCTGCGACATCACCTATTCGGTTACTTCGTGCACGGAGGGCGAGGCCACGCGATATGGTCGCTTCCTGTGCGCCATGCTGGAGACCGTGATGCGCTGGCATGCGGATCAGGCAGTTTTCAACAAGGAGTGTGCCAACTATCCTGGTTTCGTGACCAAGTTCCGTGTGAGCAATCAGTTCTCAGAGGCCAACGATCACGTCGGCTACGAGAACTATCGCCATGTGTGTCACAAGTGGCACTACAAGATCACCAAAGCGATTGTTTTTTGCCTGGACTCCAAGGACTTTATGCAGATTCGAAATGCACTGATTATCTTGATGCGAATCCTGCCCCACTATCCTGTTCTTGCCAAATTGGCGCAAATCATCGAGCGCAAGGTGGACAAGGTGCGCGAGGAGGAGAAGACTAAGCGGCCGGATCTGTATGTCATTGCCTCAAGCTATATTGGTCAGCTGAAGCTGAAGACTGCGCACATGCTCAAGGAGAGCGATTTCCACCAGATGGCCGAGCGGCCCACAAAGGAGTCGCCAGCCAGTGCTGGTGCTCCCAGCGCTGGCATTAAAACGGAGAAATTATCTCCCATATCGCCGCCACTGATTGCACAAGCGACTAAGGTCGCCGGCTCAGCTGCTCCGTTCTACAACAACGAACAAAAGTCGGGCACCAAGGAGCCAGAGGCTAAAGCAG cTCCCCTCCGCGAATCGAAGAGCCTGAAAAGCGAGGGCAACAGCGTCCCTGTGCTTTCCACAGCCTCCTCGACGGCTTCCAACAACGATCGTGAGAGCAAGCAGCGTGATTTACCAGCGCCACGGGAATCCCAGTCGCGCAGCAAGGATGAGCAGCTGGAGCAGACCAACAACGGTAGCAATGGCAGCCGACAGAGCGAAAGTCGCAATCGCGATGTAGAGCGAGACAGGCAGGATCAGCACGAGCAGCGTCACGGCAGCCTGAGTAGCCATCGGAGCACCAGGGATGCGGTTAGGGTCAAGGAGCCGCGAACTGAGGCCGAACAGCATCAGCGGTCGCGGGAGCGCTCCCAGCGTCTGGAGGAGTTGGAGGCGCAGCAGCGGAAGCGCGAGAAATCATCGCGTCGCGGCGGTGAAGATCGCCATCGGCACGGAGATGGCGTCGAAACGGTTGATCTGGTGGGCAGCACCGATAATCGCCACTACGAGGAGTTCGAGGGACGGATGAGAGATTTGAGTTCAGTGTCCAACGAAAGCAACGGTTCAATGCAGCATCGGCAACGTAGCCATGAGACAATTGAATACGAAAAAG TAGATTCAAAGCGTCGCAAATTGGAGTCGTCAACCAGCAGTTCAAAG AAGGTGGAGGAACTGGTGGACAGCGTGAAGAAGGCTCGCGGCCTCAAGACCAAAGAGCGTAACAAGGACAAGCTGTCGGATGAGGAGCGAGATGCGCGCAAGGATCGCAAGCTGGGGAGGAAGCGCGATCGCACCGAGGAGTCGAATAGCAACGAACATAAGCGCCGGCGCGAAGGTGAGAGAAGAATCATTTACCGGCTATTCAAGACATTCAAGAATGAACAATTTTCAGCACAAAATGGTGAAGAAGAAATACGGGATAGAGAGCGGCATAGG GAGAAGTCACCGCGGGAGCGTTCACATGAGAAATTCGATAGAGAGCGTGGAGGGGCCAGCAGTTCACGGGGCGAGGACCGGCAATATGTGAGCAAGTCGACTCGCTCCTCCAGAGTCAACTACTAA